A DNA window from Streptomyces canus contains the following coding sequences:
- a CDS encoding carbohydrate ABC transporter permease, with translation MSTEQITAPGAPSPSGETAARPGPGTGVRADRRRSSLTTRRAFSFYAFAGPWVLGFLALTAFPLGYALWLSLTNSDGLSNNSHFVGLANYREVFTDPETLSSLARTGVFTAISVPLTLAAGLLLAVLVNQPIRARGLFRTLLYLPAVVPPVGAALTFKLIFDRDSGAANGFLDALHIDGVSWLMDPYARWVLITLTLWGAGNAMIVSLAGLQDVPKELYEAARIDGANTWQTFTRITLPLLSPVLFFQVVTGIIAAVQSFLPLLISLDPTPRGVSAVPEGNYLFMIHVFAQYFANGRYGYASAMLWVLFLIIVLITFLVFKLSRGAVFYAVDPEPDKPSRPRTLGGK, from the coding sequence GTGAGCACCGAACAGATCACCGCGCCGGGCGCGCCGTCCCCCTCCGGGGAGACGGCCGCCCGGCCCGGGCCCGGCACCGGCGTGCGCGCCGACCGCAGGCGCAGCTCGCTGACCACCCGCCGCGCCTTCTCCTTCTACGCGTTCGCCGGACCCTGGGTGCTGGGCTTCCTCGCCCTGACGGCCTTCCCGCTCGGCTACGCGCTGTGGCTGAGCCTGACCAACTCCGACGGGCTGTCGAACAACTCCCACTTCGTGGGCCTGGCCAACTACCGGGAGGTCTTCACCGATCCGGAGACGCTGTCCTCGCTGGCCCGCACCGGCGTGTTCACCGCGATCTCCGTGCCGCTGACACTCGCCGCGGGGCTGCTGCTGGCGGTGCTGGTCAACCAGCCGATCCGGGCTCGAGGACTGTTCCGCACCCTGCTGTACCTGCCCGCGGTCGTCCCGCCGGTCGGCGCCGCCCTCACCTTCAAGCTGATCTTCGACCGGGACTCGGGCGCCGCCAACGGTTTCCTGGACGCCCTGCACATCGACGGTGTGAGCTGGCTGATGGACCCCTACGCCCGCTGGGTCCTGATCACCCTGACCCTCTGGGGCGCCGGCAACGCCATGATCGTCTCGCTGGCGGGGTTGCAGGACGTCCCCAAAGAGCTGTACGAGGCCGCGCGCATCGATGGGGCGAACACCTGGCAGACCTTCACCCGCATCACCCTGCCGCTGCTCTCCCCGGTGCTGTTCTTCCAGGTCGTCACCGGCATCATCGCCGCGGTGCAGAGCTTCCTGCCGCTGCTGATCTCCCTCGACCCCACCCCCAGAGGCGTCTCGGCCGTCCCCGAGGGCAACTACCTGTTCATGATCCACGTGTTCGCCCAGTACTTCGCCAACGGCCGCTACGGGTACGCCTCCGCGATGCTCTGGGTGCTGTTCCTGATCATCGTCCTGATCACCTTCCTGGTCTTCAAACTCAGCAGGGGCGCGGTCTTCTACGCCGTCGACCCGGAGCCGGACAAGCCGTCCCGGCCGCGCACGCTCGGAGGCAAGTGA
- a CDS encoding NADP-dependent oxidoreductase, translating into MKAIQFHEAGGPEVLQYDEVPVPEIGPGEVLVRVHAAGINPPDWYLREGMKVMPAEMRPALEFPLIPGTDMSGVVQAVAPDVLGFAVGDEVFGMLRFPGFDGRTYAEYVAAPASDLAHKPAGIDHVQAAGAPMAVLTAWQYLVDLGHDVPSPFTGRVHQPVPITPGMTVLVNGAAGGVGHFAVQLAKWKGAHVIAVASGRHEQFLRKLGADEFIDYTRTQAADVVSGVDLVIDTVGGPDSSRFLTVLKRGGTMLPVFFAQYDPEETASRGITVSNIQVRSNGPQLAEIGRLLDEGKLQVGVDSTYPLPEAGSAHTRAAQGHIQGKIVLTVVS; encoded by the coding sequence ATGAAGGCGATCCAGTTCCACGAAGCGGGCGGACCGGAAGTTTTGCAGTATGACGAGGTGCCGGTTCCCGAGATCGGCCCCGGCGAGGTGCTCGTCCGCGTGCACGCGGCGGGCATCAACCCGCCGGACTGGTACCTGCGTGAGGGGATGAAGGTCATGCCGGCCGAGATGAGGCCGGCGCTGGAGTTCCCCCTGATCCCCGGAACCGACATGTCGGGCGTGGTCCAGGCGGTCGCTCCGGATGTGCTGGGGTTCGCCGTCGGAGACGAGGTCTTCGGCATGCTGCGGTTCCCCGGATTCGACGGCCGGACGTATGCCGAGTACGTGGCCGCGCCGGCTTCGGACCTGGCTCACAAGCCTGCCGGTATCGACCACGTGCAGGCGGCCGGGGCACCGATGGCCGTGCTGACGGCCTGGCAGTACCTGGTTGATCTCGGCCACGACGTGCCGTCTCCTTTCACCGGCCGGGTGCACCAGCCGGTGCCGATCACGCCAGGGATGACCGTGCTGGTCAACGGGGCCGCCGGTGGAGTGGGCCACTTCGCGGTGCAGTTGGCGAAATGGAAGGGGGCACACGTCATCGCGGTGGCCTCGGGCCGGCACGAGCAGTTTCTGCGCAAGCTCGGCGCCGATGAGTTCATCGACTACACCAGGACGCAGGCCGCGGACGTGGTCAGCGGTGTCGACCTGGTGATCGACACCGTCGGTGGCCCGGACAGCTCACGCTTCCTGACCGTGCTCAAGCGCGGCGGCACCATGCTTCCGGTGTTCTTCGCCCAGTACGACCCGGAAGAGACAGCGAGTCGGGGCATCACGGTCTCGAACATTCAGGTGCGTTCGAACGGCCCCCAGCTCGCCGAGATCGGGCGCCTGCTCGACGAGGGCAAGCTCCAGGTCGGCGTGGACAGCACCTACCCGCTCCCCGAGGCGGGCAGCGCACACACGCGAGCCGCGCAGGGGCACATCCAAGGCAAGATCGTGCTGACGGTGGTCTCGTGA
- a CDS encoding SDR family NAD(P)-dependent oxidoreductase yields MTVAAAPARFTGRTALLTAAASGIGAATARRLAAEGASVLVTDVDVKGAHRVAEEIRAEGGRARDLPLDVTSPTEWAQAVAEAESWTGRLDVLHLNAGRNLPGAAHELDDAAWHDQLRLSLDSVFYGVRAAVPLLRTARGAVVITSSVHAAVGFKGFPAYAAAKGGIDALVRQLAVEYGGQIRFNAVLPGAVVTALWAQAPPEYKVQTIGRTPVGRLGAPEDIAAAVAFLASEDASFITGQNLLVDGGRSISSQE; encoded by the coding sequence ATGACCGTCGCCGCCGCACCGGCACGTTTCACCGGCCGTACGGCCCTGCTCACCGCGGCCGCCTCCGGGATCGGGGCGGCCACCGCCCGCCGACTGGCGGCGGAGGGAGCGTCCGTTCTCGTCACCGACGTGGACGTCAAGGGCGCCCATCGCGTCGCCGAGGAGATCCGCGCCGAGGGCGGCCGGGCACGCGACCTGCCTTTGGACGTCACCTCGCCGACGGAGTGGGCGCAGGCCGTCGCCGAGGCCGAGTCCTGGACCGGACGGCTCGACGTACTCCACCTCAACGCCGGTCGCAACCTGCCGGGAGCGGCACACGAACTCGACGACGCCGCCTGGCACGACCAGCTGCGGCTCTCCCTCGACTCGGTGTTCTACGGCGTCCGGGCCGCGGTGCCACTGCTCAGGACGGCCAGGGGCGCGGTGGTGATCACCTCGTCCGTCCACGCGGCCGTCGGCTTCAAGGGCTTCCCGGCGTACGCGGCGGCCAAGGGCGGAATCGACGCGCTCGTGCGCCAGCTGGCCGTCGAGTACGGCGGACAGATCAGGTTCAACGCCGTCCTGCCCGGAGCCGTGGTCACCGCCCTGTGGGCCCAGGCGCCCCCGGAGTACAAGGTGCAGACCATCGGGCGCACACCTGTCGGCAGGCTGGGCGCCCCCGAGGACATCGCCGCAGCGGTGGCCTTCCTCGCCTCCGAGGACGCCTCCTTCATCACAGGACAAAACCTCCTCGTGGACGGTGGCCGCAGCATCAGCTCCCAGGAGTAG
- a CDS encoding carbohydrate ABC transporter permease → MVFRRRSAVYMLLVGALVLFLGPFAWLLDTALKAPGELRALPIHWWPHHPSLSNFRDALTQIDYFGYARNSLTIATLYAVLVTMASAWAGYGFARLNAPGKRFIFNVLLSTMMLPQILTLIPTYLLFAKLHLTNTYVPWVLWGLCGAPYLIFLFRQFFSNMPKELEEAAIIDGCGQFRIFWRIFLPQSWPVIATSLILSFSWTWGDYIAPALLLDDAHTTLAVKLAYGYVNEHGSPLGNLVAAGAVMYVVPVLALFLIVQRGFVAGVATSGLK, encoded by the coding sequence ATGGTGTTCCGCCGCAGAAGTGCCGTGTACATGCTGCTCGTCGGCGCCCTCGTCCTGTTCCTGGGCCCGTTCGCCTGGCTGCTGGACACCGCCCTGAAGGCCCCCGGCGAGCTGCGCGCGCTGCCCATCCACTGGTGGCCGCACCACCCCAGCCTGAGCAACTTCCGGGACGCGCTGACCCAGATCGACTACTTCGGCTACGCCCGCAACTCCCTGACAATCGCCACCCTGTACGCCGTGCTGGTCACCATGGCCTCGGCGTGGGCGGGCTACGGCTTCGCCCGCCTCAACGCGCCCGGCAAGCGATTCATCTTCAACGTTCTGCTGTCGACGATGATGCTGCCGCAGATCCTCACCCTCATCCCGACCTATCTGCTGTTCGCCAAGCTGCACCTCACCAACACCTACGTGCCGTGGGTGCTGTGGGGTCTGTGCGGCGCCCCGTACCTGATCTTCCTGTTCCGGCAGTTCTTCTCGAACATGCCCAAGGAGCTGGAGGAGGCCGCGATCATCGACGGCTGCGGGCAGTTCCGTATCTTCTGGCGCATCTTCCTGCCGCAGTCCTGGCCTGTCATCGCCACCAGCCTGATCCTTTCCTTCAGCTGGACCTGGGGCGACTACATCGCGCCCGCCCTGCTGCTGGACGACGCCCACACCACGCTCGCGGTCAAACTCGCCTACGGCTACGTCAACGAGCACGGCTCGCCGCTGGGGAACCTGGTCGCCGCGGGCGCGGTGATGTACGTCGTCCCGGTGCTGGCACTGTTCCTGATCGTGCAGCGGGGCTTCGTCGCCGGCGTCGCCACCTCCGGCCTCAAGTGA
- a CDS encoding MaoC/PaaZ C-terminal domain-containing protein, with protein MGHHHSDDHDRFADVTGDRQWIPVDPEKAAKGPCGTTVAHGYLAQSLTAVLLADPVAADIAAPAAGRRRRGLGRARVRRRGSLVRTPC; from the coding sequence GTGGGACACCATCACTCAGACGACCATGACCGGTTCGCCGACGTCACCGGCGACCGGCAGTGGATCCCCGTCGACCCCGAGAAGGCGGCGAAGGGCCCCTGCGGCACCACGGTGGCCCACGGCTACCTGGCGCAGTCCCTCACCGCGGTGCTGCTTGCCGACCCCGTGGCGGCGGACATTGCGGCCCCCGCCGCGGGCCGCCGCCGTCGGGGACTCGGTCGCGCCCGGGTTCGTAGGCGCGGCTCACTTGTTCGCACACCTTGTTGA
- a CDS encoding lactonase family protein has translation MPSSPATGAIPVLTGSYTTDSGGDGPGIAALLLDPATGRMAYDDEVKPLPVSGASFLAAHPSLDVVYSTNETETGTVSAVARAADGTLSPLGDPASSGGANPCHLTVHPSGEWLLTANYGSDIAPGTVAVHRLGADGRLREPTDLVVHQGSGPVTGRQEGSHAHQVLVDPAGRFVLATDLGADAVLTYRLDTLTGTLERAAVNPMPSGSGPRHLAFAPGGDLVFSADELSSTVTCHGYDATDGTLTALSSAPATTVKDVVNQPGGIVASPCGRFVWVTNRGADTIAAFRLAGTVLEPLGEVLAGGTWPRGLALVGGHLLVANQHSGTLAALRVQQDGTLAQPHPPISAPSVVCALAL, from the coding sequence ATGCCCTCAAGCCCAGCCACCGGCGCGATCCCCGTCCTCACCGGCTCCTACACCACGGACTCCGGCGGCGACGGCCCCGGCATCGCCGCTCTCCTGCTCGATCCTGCGACCGGCCGCATGGCCTACGACGACGAGGTGAAGCCGCTGCCCGTCAGCGGGGCCTCCTTCCTGGCAGCGCACCCGTCACTCGACGTCGTCTACAGCACGAACGAGACCGAGACGGGAACCGTCAGCGCCGTCGCCCGCGCCGCCGACGGCACCCTGTCCCCGCTGGGCGACCCGGCGAGCAGCGGCGGGGCGAACCCGTGCCACCTCACCGTCCACCCGAGTGGGGAGTGGCTGCTGACCGCGAACTACGGCAGCGACATCGCGCCCGGTACCGTCGCGGTGCACCGGCTCGGCGCGGACGGCCGCCTTCGGGAGCCGACCGACCTCGTCGTCCACCAGGGGTCGGGCCCGGTCACAGGGCGGCAGGAGGGCAGCCATGCCCACCAGGTCCTCGTCGACCCCGCGGGCCGTTTCGTGCTGGCCACCGACCTGGGGGCGGACGCCGTTCTCACCTACCGGCTCGACACCCTCACCGGAACCCTGGAGCGGGCCGCGGTGAACCCGATGCCCTCGGGATCCGGACCCCGCCACCTCGCCTTCGCACCCGGCGGCGACCTGGTGTTCAGCGCCGATGAGCTGTCCTCGACCGTCACCTGCCACGGCTACGACGCCACCGACGGCACCCTGACGGCTCTCTCCTCCGCTCCCGCCACGACAGTGAAGGACGTCGTGAACCAGCCCGGCGGAATCGTCGCGTCGCCCTGCGGGCGCTTCGTGTGGGTGACCAACCGCGGCGCGGACACCATCGCCGCGTTCCGCCTCGCCGGCACCGTCCTGGAACCTCTCGGCGAGGTCCTGGCCGGCGGCACATGGCCCCGCGGCCTCGCTCTGGTGGGCGGTCATCTGCTCGTCGCCAATCAGCACAGCGGCACGCTCGCCGCCCTGCGGGTCCAGCAGGACGGGACCCTCGCCCAGCCCCACCCGCCGATCTCCGCTCCTTCGGTGGTCTGCGCCCTGGCGCTCTGA
- the dgoD gene encoding galactonate dehydratase has product MKITGYELFLVEPRWLFLRIDTDEGVSGWGEPIVEGKAHTVARCVEEMFDYLVGQDPARIEEHWQVLAKSGFYRGGVVLNSALAGIDQALWDIAGKTHGVPVHQLLGGHVRDRVRVYGWVGGETPEELAESAAEQVAKGMTAVKLNPCGQLEPLATPAAINAIVDGVAAVREAIGPERDLALDFHGRFSGAMSRRVLPLLEPLLPLFVEEPVLPEFSRDLGAVVRSTSIPIATGERLYSRWDFRSVLSDGIAVAQPDISHAGGISETRRIAAMAEAYDVMVAPHCPLGPIALAASLQLDFAIPNFLIQEQALGIGYGDSSGLLDYLADTTPFTFRDGYIDRPTAPGLGITIDEDAVRAAAERGHRWRNPVWRNTDGSLAAW; this is encoded by the coding sequence ATGAAGATCACTGGATACGAGCTCTTCCTCGTCGAACCGCGCTGGCTCTTCCTCCGCATCGACACCGACGAGGGCGTCTCCGGCTGGGGCGAGCCCATAGTCGAGGGCAAGGCCCACACCGTCGCCCGCTGTGTCGAGGAGATGTTCGACTACCTGGTCGGCCAGGACCCGGCCCGGATCGAGGAGCACTGGCAGGTCCTCGCCAAGAGCGGCTTCTATCGCGGCGGCGTCGTCCTGAACAGCGCCCTGGCCGGAATCGACCAGGCCCTGTGGGACATCGCGGGCAAGACCCACGGCGTCCCGGTCCACCAGCTCCTCGGCGGCCACGTACGCGACCGGGTGCGCGTCTACGGCTGGGTCGGTGGCGAAACCCCCGAGGAACTGGCCGAGTCGGCGGCCGAACAGGTCGCCAAGGGCATGACGGCGGTCAAGCTGAACCCCTGCGGCCAGCTGGAACCGCTCGCCACACCTGCCGCCATCAACGCCATCGTCGACGGGGTGGCCGCGGTCCGCGAGGCCATCGGGCCGGAGCGCGACCTGGCCCTGGACTTCCACGGCCGGTTCAGCGGGGCGATGTCCCGCCGCGTACTGCCCCTCCTGGAGCCGCTCCTGCCGCTCTTCGTCGAAGAGCCCGTGCTGCCCGAGTTCTCCCGGGACCTCGGCGCCGTGGTGCGCTCCACCTCCATCCCCATCGCCACCGGCGAACGGCTCTACTCCCGCTGGGACTTCCGCTCCGTGCTCTCCGACGGCATCGCCGTGGCCCAGCCCGATATCAGCCACGCCGGCGGAATCTCCGAGACCCGCCGGATCGCCGCGATGGCCGAGGCGTACGACGTCATGGTGGCCCCGCACTGCCCGCTCGGCCCGATCGCCCTCGCGGCCAGCCTGCAACTCGACTTCGCGATCCCCAACTTCCTCATCCAGGAACAGGCACTGGGCATCGGCTACGGCGACAGCAGCGGGCTGCTGGACTACCTCGCCGACACCACGCCCTTCACGTTCCGCGACGGCTACATCGACCGCCCGACCGCGCCCGGTCTGGGCATCACCATCGACGAGGACGCGGTCCGCGCCGCCGCCGAACGCGGCCACCGCTGGCGCAACCCGGTCTGGCGCAACACAGACGGCTCACTGGCCGCCTGGTAG
- a CDS encoding nuclear transport factor 2 family protein: MIAELQQAVANYAHALDELNMPELEAVLTEDTTWTFTMPGQGVLGPVTGRAAAGDATSLSRPTRRPSSPRS; this comes from the coding sequence GTGATCGCCGAACTCCAGCAGGCGGTGGCGAACTACGCCCACGCCCTGGACGAGCTGAACATGCCCGAGCTGGAAGCGGTCCTGACCGAAGACACCACCTGGACCTTCACGATGCCCGGACAGGGAGTGCTCGGCCCCGTCACCGGACGTGCGGCGGCTGGCGATGCGACGTCGCTCTCGAGGCCTACGAGGAGGCCCTCGAGCCCAAGAAGCTGA
- a CDS encoding bifunctional 4-hydroxy-2-oxoglutarate aldolase/2-dehydro-3-deoxy-phosphogluconate aldolase: protein MTTRPALTPQLAGTRVMAILRSADASGLPAVARALTAGGVTCLEVTLTTAGALDALTRIRAELGPDVAVGAGTVITGDQARDALAAGAEFLVAPVVDTAVIRHSADRGIPCYPGAWTPTEACQAWQAGAAAVKLFPASTGGPAHLRRLRAPLPDIPLVAVGGIGLDEARDYLDAGACAVGIGSPLLRGADRDPTPQALDALTTRARHLLDAVGATVRAGETST, encoded by the coding sequence ATGACAACGCGTCCCGCCCTCACCCCGCAACTCGCCGGGACCCGGGTCATGGCCATCCTCAGGTCGGCCGACGCCTCAGGGCTGCCCGCGGTGGCCCGAGCGCTCACGGCCGGCGGCGTCACCTGCCTGGAGGTCACCCTCACCACCGCCGGAGCGCTCGACGCGCTGACCCGCATCCGGGCGGAACTCGGCCCCGACGTCGCGGTCGGCGCCGGCACCGTGATCACCGGTGACCAGGCCAGGGACGCCCTGGCGGCGGGAGCGGAGTTCCTGGTCGCCCCCGTAGTGGACACCGCCGTCATCCGGCACTCGGCGGACCGTGGCATCCCGTGCTATCCGGGCGCCTGGACACCGACCGAGGCGTGCCAGGCGTGGCAGGCGGGCGCCGCCGCCGTCAAGCTGTTCCCCGCGAGCACGGGCGGCCCCGCCCACCTGCGCCGGCTACGAGCACCCCTGCCCGACATCCCGCTCGTCGCCGTCGGCGGTATCGGCCTCGACGAGGCACGGGACTACCTGGACGCGGGCGCCTGCGCGGTCGGCATCGGCTCCCCGCTGCTGCGCGGGGCGGACCGGGACCCGACTCCGCAGGCACTGGACGCCCTCACCACGAGGGCGCGCCACCTGCTGGACGCGGTAGGGGCCACCGTACGGGCCGGGGAGACGAGCACGTGA
- a CDS encoding extracellular solute-binding protein has protein sequence MTVQNEWDKKALKAAEDALGMNLNVIIWDPTKLNAMLAAKNPPDVVRGFGATETPYFAARGLMTDLDPYFAKSSALKVSDLDPVNDVWRYDGKKQGAGPRYGMAKDYSQDSMFWYRTDLFEAAKLDAPSATEPISCDEWLDLGKKLVKRRLGKVKVYGLNATGMGVFPQLMGMTASAGGSLFAEDLATVDFSSPEALKALRWYLDYAKADIGPSVSNPNPDGWDGPTYQANRMAMSCNGYWFGGLIGGDPKLAAVSRFAPAPQLGSHRVSSCFGATGFWIPRDAKNKEASWKFFEWYFGGKPAQERAASGWGIPSLTSLRSKMPQTSAFQKQAFQVQEKELPHFSVLSFTPYAQQAALEGVLSKVLPAALKSGTSAGVVADTLNSRMNEQLAQGKELVG, from the coding sequence ATGACGGTGCAGAACGAGTGGGACAAAAAGGCCCTCAAGGCCGCCGAAGACGCGCTGGGGATGAACCTCAACGTCATCATCTGGGACCCCACCAAGCTCAACGCCATGCTGGCTGCCAAGAACCCGCCGGACGTGGTCCGCGGCTTCGGCGCGACCGAGACCCCGTACTTCGCCGCCCGTGGCCTGATGACGGATCTGGACCCGTACTTCGCCAAGAGCTCGGCGCTGAAGGTCTCAGACCTCGACCCGGTCAACGACGTGTGGCGCTACGACGGCAAGAAGCAGGGCGCCGGACCCCGCTACGGCATGGCCAAGGACTACTCCCAGGACTCCATGTTCTGGTACCGCACCGACCTGTTCGAGGCCGCCAAGCTCGACGCGCCGAGCGCGACCGAGCCGATCTCCTGCGACGAGTGGCTGGATCTGGGCAAGAAGCTGGTCAAGCGCCGACTGGGCAAGGTGAAGGTGTACGGCCTGAACGCCACCGGCATGGGAGTCTTCCCGCAGCTCATGGGGATGACCGCGTCGGCCGGCGGCAGTCTGTTCGCCGAGGACCTGGCCACGGTGGACTTCTCTTCCCCCGAGGCGCTCAAGGCGCTGCGGTGGTACCTGGACTACGCGAAGGCCGACATCGGCCCGAGCGTCTCCAACCCCAACCCGGACGGCTGGGACGGCCCCACCTACCAGGCCAACCGCATGGCGATGAGCTGCAACGGCTACTGGTTCGGCGGGCTCATCGGCGGTGACCCCAAGCTCGCGGCAGTCTCCCGCTTCGCGCCCGCCCCGCAGCTCGGCAGCCACCGCGTCAGCTCCTGCTTCGGCGCCACCGGCTTCTGGATCCCGAGGGACGCCAAGAACAAGGAAGCGTCCTGGAAGTTCTTCGAGTGGTACTTCGGCGGCAAGCCCGCCCAGGAGCGTGCGGCGAGTGGCTGGGGCATTCCCTCCCTGACCTCGCTGCGCTCGAAGATGCCGCAGACCAGCGCCTTCCAGAAGCAGGCCTTCCAGGTACAGGAGAAGGAGCTGCCGCACTTCTCGGTGCTCAGCTTCACCCCGTACGCCCAGCAGGCCGCCCTGGAGGGCGTGCTGAGCAAGGTCCTGCCGGCTGCGCTGAAGTCCGGAACCTCGGCGGGCGTGGTCGCCGACACGCTCAACTCCCGGATGAACGAGCAGCTCGCCCAGGGCAAGGAGCTCGTGGGGTGA
- a CDS encoding LacI family DNA-binding transcriptional regulator → MPEQPVRARLVDVAHAAGVSKATVSKVLNGRQDLSVRPETRRRVHEAAEALGYRPHSGARALAGASTHALALLIPALANPTYVTIARGAYQRARELGYLSLLAEDFDGQEADESFHDLVQEGRVDGLLIASARPGHLLLDALSRSAIPHVFLNRSVKGSGRNITMDVARSSVTALDHLHGLGHRVVGHIAGPSGITPSEVRKEAFLRHADTLGLDAAPVASGEFTEDGGGSAARALLCPADGDGRPPVTALYTSSLAQAIGAMAAIRDLGLRIPEDVSVVGNDDLPVAAHLHPPLTTVAMPLHELGTAAVDALVATIEGKPAGDVVVPTEPRLVLRGSTARPARPEGTP, encoded by the coding sequence GTGCCGGAACAGCCCGTCCGGGCCAGGCTCGTGGATGTGGCCCACGCGGCCGGGGTCTCCAAGGCCACCGTGTCCAAGGTGCTCAACGGCCGACAGGACCTGTCCGTACGGCCGGAGACGCGTCGGCGCGTCCATGAGGCCGCCGAGGCACTCGGCTACCGGCCGCACTCCGGAGCCCGGGCTCTGGCCGGTGCAAGCACCCACGCGCTGGCCCTGCTGATCCCCGCCCTCGCCAACCCCACGTACGTCACCATCGCCCGCGGCGCCTACCAGCGGGCCCGCGAACTGGGCTATCTCTCCCTGCTGGCCGAGGACTTCGACGGGCAGGAAGCAGACGAGTCCTTCCACGACCTGGTACAGGAGGGCAGGGTCGACGGGCTGCTCATCGCCTCGGCCCGCCCAGGCCATCTCCTGCTGGACGCGCTGAGCCGCAGCGCGATCCCGCACGTCTTCCTCAACCGATCGGTCAAGGGCTCCGGCCGCAACATCACCATGGACGTCGCCCGCTCCAGCGTGACCGCGCTCGACCACCTGCACGGCCTCGGCCACCGAGTGGTCGGACACATCGCGGGCCCTTCCGGGATCACGCCCAGCGAGGTCCGCAAGGAGGCGTTCCTGCGGCACGCCGACACGCTGGGGCTGGACGCGGCTCCGGTCGCGTCCGGGGAGTTCACCGAGGACGGCGGCGGGTCCGCGGCGCGGGCACTGCTGTGCCCCGCTGACGGCGACGGGCGGCCACCGGTCACCGCCCTCTACACCAGCTCGCTCGCCCAGGCGATAGGCGCCATGGCGGCGATCAGGGACCTCGGCCTCAGGATCCCGGAGGACGTCTCCGTGGTCGGCAACGACGACCTGCCCGTGGCCGCGCACCTCCATCCCCCGCTGACCACCGTCGCGATGCCCCTGCACGAGCTGGGAACCGCCGCGGTGGACGCACTGGTGGCCACCATCGAGGGCAAGCCGGCGGGAGACGTCGTCGTACCGACCGAGCCGCGGCTGGTGCTGCGCGGCTCCACGGCCAGACCAGCACGACCAGAAGGAACGCCATGA
- a CDS encoding sugar kinase, with protein sequence MSNLSPPPREPYLVTLGDVLAVLAARNPGPFALGTTLRLGVAGAESNVAVGVSRLGGSATWIGRVGDDELGDLVLRELRAEGVTTVAARDPAPTSLLLKERRTSTHSRTRYYRTHTAGARLTADDIPEHLVAGAAVLHITGITPALGEGPAAAVTRAVDIAVAAGVTISLDVNFRSLLWSEAAARSILRPLLRRSDVVFAGPHEAALVVPGADGPEELAKGICDLGPAGAVIKLGEEGAYALLDGQPHRQPAVPVRVHDSVGAGDAFAAGYLAELLAGEPPERRLRTAALLGAFAVSTAGDWEGLPRRSELGLLDHHDDMVR encoded by the coding sequence GTGAGCAACCTTTCGCCCCCGCCCCGCGAGCCCTATCTCGTCACCCTGGGTGACGTCCTCGCCGTCCTGGCTGCCCGGAACCCCGGCCCGTTCGCGCTCGGCACGACACTGCGCCTGGGGGTCGCCGGCGCCGAGTCCAATGTCGCCGTCGGCGTCAGCCGTCTCGGCGGATCCGCCACCTGGATCGGCCGGGTGGGCGACGACGAACTCGGCGACCTCGTCCTGCGGGAACTACGGGCCGAAGGGGTCACCACCGTCGCCGCGCGCGACCCCGCACCCACGTCCCTGCTGCTGAAGGAACGCCGCACTTCCACGCACAGCCGTACGCGCTACTACCGCACCCACACGGCCGGAGCCCGGCTGACCGCCGACGACATCCCCGAGCACCTCGTCGCGGGAGCCGCGGTCCTGCACATCACGGGCATCACCCCGGCACTCGGTGAGGGGCCCGCTGCGGCCGTGACCCGGGCCGTGGACATCGCCGTCGCTGCCGGAGTCACCATCTCCCTGGACGTCAACTTCCGATCACTGCTGTGGAGCGAGGCCGCGGCCCGCTCGATCCTGCGGCCCCTGCTCCGCAGGAGCGACGTGGTCTTCGCCGGACCGCACGAGGCCGCCCTCGTGGTGCCCGGCGCCGACGGACCGGAGGAACTCGCCAAGGGGATCTGCGACCTCGGACCCGCCGGAGCGGTGATCAAGCTGGGCGAGGAAGGCGCGTACGCCCTCCTCGACGGACAGCCCCACCGGCAGCCCGCCGTACCGGTCCGCGTCCACGACTCAGTGGGTGCGGGAGACGCGTTCGCCGCCGGGTACCTCGCCGAACTGCTCGCGGGGGAGCCCCCGGAGCGGCGGTTGCGGACCGCCGCCCTGCTCGGCGCCTTCGCGGTGAGCACCGCCGGCGACTGGGAGGGCCTTCCCCGGCGCTCCGAACTGGGACTGCTGGACCATCACGACGACATGGTCCGCTGA